The Fodinibius salicampi DNA segment TAGCTGCTCTGCGGCTTTGAGTAGCTCCGGTACATCGGGAAACAGCGTTTCGTCATCGCCAATCACCTCCAGTTTTACCCAATTGGTACCCAAAGCTTCACGTCCCAGCTTAGCGGTTGTAATGGCTTCTTTGGCGGTATAGCAACCAGCCGTATTGGGCAATAAGAAATAGCCGTCTTCCTCAAGATATTCTAAAATATTTTCTCCCTGGCCTTTATTTAAATTGGCACGACGCAAAGCTACCGTTACCATTTCAGTACCGCTGGCCTGCAATGCTTCCCTCATGGTTTCGGGATCAGGGAACCGGGCACTTCCTACGATTAATCGGGAATCAAATTTCCGGTCGGCAATGACTAATGAACTCATAATATTATGTGTTTATATATACTTTTATAATTATCCGCCCTGGGTAGCCCGGATTATTTCAATATGGTCGTCTTCCTCCAGCTGGTAATCTTCCCACTGATCCTTCGGAACCACTGAATCATTAACGGCTATTGCTACTCCTTTTTCACCATGTTCAATATCAAATGACTGAAGCAGCTTCTTCACCGTCTTTGCGTCTGTATTCTTTTCTTCTCCATTTACGGTCAACTTCATAATATCAAAAATATAATCTTTCTGTTTCTAGCTAAATCTCTGTGGCCGAAAAGGCTTCATCCACGGGGGCACTGTCCCGTCTAGTATCTCGTCAACCAATGTATAAACGGTCACCGGTGTCAGTAAAATTCCATGGCGGTAATGACCCGTTGCATAAAAAAGTCCCGGGATATTTGTTTCTCCTATGATAGGAGCATGATCTCTGCTGGCCGGACGTAATCCTGCAATGGTTTCAACCAGCGGCAAGTCAAAGATAGAAGGAACAATCTCCCATCCATCTTCCAGCAGCTCTTTTTGTCCCCCTGCTGTCGGCCTTTTGTCAAAGCCTTTCTCTTCGGAGGTGGCCCCCAGCCGGATCGTCCCGTCCTCTTTGGGCACCATGTACATCCGCGGTGACCGTACGGTCCCTTTAAGCGGACAATCATCCGTCTTTTCCAGCGTAACAACCTGTCCCTTTACCGGCCGGATGGGGGGACGAAAACGCTCAGGGATACCGGCTAGCTGCTGTGACCAACAACCGGCGGCTACCACTACTTTATCAAAGGCATATTCAGAGTTTCCGGTGACGATTCCCTCTACCGAGGAATTTCTTGTCTTTATTTTCTCAACCTTTGTCTTTTCCCTGAGCTTCCCCCCTGCTTGTTCAAGGGCTTTTCGTAACGCCTGTACGAGCTTACGATTATCGATCTGGGAATCTTCCGGCAACCAGATCCCTGAAACAACATTTGGAGAAAGCAGGGGTTCTCGTGCCCGGGCCTCCGTACCGGTAATTAATTCCACACTGAGCTCCAGCTCTTCCCTGAAATCATACAGTCGCTTAAGGCGTTCCGTGTCATCGCGATCAATGCCGGTCATCAGCGTACCGCACCGGTCAAATACCGGGACCGATGAGACCTCTTCCGAGAGTTCATCCAGCAGCTGTGGATACAGTTGCAGACTTCGCTGCCCCAGCTTCATAAGATCAATCTCTTCGAATCCTACCTCGGCATAGGGAGCTAGCATCCCTGCTGCTACCCAACTGGCCTCACCTCCGGCACGTCCCTTTTCAAATACCGTAACTTCTACGCCACGGCGAGCCAATTGCCAGCCTATTCCCAGGCCTATAATACCCCCGCCAATAATTGCTATATGTTGAGACTTATTCTGCATCTTTTAATCTTTCCTCAAACTTCAAAACCGTACATCAGTAATAGTGAACATCGGCCACCAGGAACCAATCAACCATGCACCGGTGAAAATGCTAATCCAGCATACCACCATCAAGCCATCTGCGTAGGAAAAGCCCGAGCGATAGTAGTACGTCCTATTCTTACTATTATTAAACCGACGGGCTTCCATCGCAACCGCAATACGCTGGGCGCGGCGAATACTTTGGGCCAGCAGAGGAATCGCATACAGCCGAATTCCCTCCATCAGGCCACTCCAGCTTTTCATCAATAGAATACCCCGAACTTGATACGCCTGTTTAAGCGTTTTGAACTCTTCCAGCATTAATGGCAACATACGCAGCGAGGCCATAAAACTATAAGCATAGCGAGGAGGTAACTTCAGTTGCTGCATCATCGAATAGAACAGCAATACCGGTCGCGTTGTAAGCGCAAACAGGAGTCCGATCAATCCAAAACTAAAAGCCCGGAATCCTACATGCATTCCCCTGAAAAAACTTTCCCTGCTAATAATCACCGGACCCCATTGCCACCAGAGGGTTTCTCCTTTGCCGAACATTATCATAGAGGCACCGGTCGAGACAAAAACAAAAAGAAAGGGAATCAGGAACAGCAATACTCTTGAAATCGGTTGTCCCGACCCCAAAAAAAGCATGAGTATCAACGCTAAAACAAGCGGTATAATCACATTGATATTATGGATAAATAAAATAGCTACAATGCCTCCAATCATGAGTCCCAGTTTTAAGGACGGGTTAATCCCATGTAGCCATGAGGGATGTCGATCGCTATATAACATGATTCACCTTTTTATCTGTCGATTCATGCATTCTGTAGCCAGGGTAATCCGACTGTAACTGTCCGTCCCGGACTTCCCAAACCCTCGTGGCGTATCGCTGAACGATTTCCGGATCGTGCGTGACCATTAGTATAGAAGTCCCGTCATTCCTCAGCTGCTCCAGCTCTTCCAAGATAGCAAAAGTATTACCGGCATCCTGTCCAAAAGTGGGCTCATCCAGCAATAAAAGTTTACGCTCAACTATGGTTGTAGAAGCTATACTTAACCGGCGTTTCTGTCCCGTTGAAAGCTGATACGGGTTTTGCTCGCTCATTTCTTTCAAATCAAACTGTTTTAAGGCTTGCTCAACCTTTAGCTGCATATCGTCCGAGG contains these protein-coding regions:
- the thiS gene encoding sulfur carrier protein ThiS encodes the protein MKLTVNGEEKNTDAKTVKKLLQSFDIEHGEKGVAIAVNDSVVPKDQWEDYQLEEDDHIEIIRATQGG
- the thiO gene encoding glycine oxidase ThiO — encoded protein: MQNKSQHIAIIGGGIIGLGIGWQLARRGVEVTVFEKGRAGGEASWVAAGMLAPYAEVGFEEIDLMKLGQRSLQLYPQLLDELSEEVSSVPVFDRCGTLMTGIDRDDTERLKRLYDFREELELSVELITGTEARAREPLLSPNVVSGIWLPEDSQIDNRKLVQALRKALEQAGGKLREKTKVEKIKTRNSSVEGIVTGNSEYAFDKVVVAAGCWSQQLAGIPERFRPPIRPVKGQVVTLEKTDDCPLKGTVRSPRMYMVPKEDGTIRLGATSEEKGFDKRPTAGGQKELLEDGWEIVPSIFDLPLVETIAGLRPASRDHAPIIGETNIPGLFYATGHYRHGILLTPVTVYTLVDEILDGTVPPWMKPFRPQRFS
- a CDS encoding energy-coupling factor transporter transmembrane component T family protein, with product MLYSDRHPSWLHGINPSLKLGLMIGGIVAILFIHNINVIIPLVLALILMLFLGSGQPISRVLLFLIPFLFVFVSTGASMIMFGKGETLWWQWGPVIISRESFFRGMHVGFRAFSFGLIGLLFALTTRPVLLFYSMMQQLKLPPRYAYSFMASLRMLPLMLEEFKTLKQAYQVRGILLMKSWSGLMEGIRLYAIPLLAQSIRRAQRIAVAMEARRFNNSKNRTYYYRSGFSYADGLMVVCWISIFTGAWLIGSWWPMFTITDVRF